Proteins found in one Brachypodium distachyon strain Bd21 chromosome 5, Brachypodium_distachyon_v3.0, whole genome shotgun sequence genomic segment:
- the LOC100825565 gene encoding uncharacterized protein LOC100825565, with amino-acid sequence MAATRKPRSQAAAAGDHLRFLRPGALARLRDARLRRRKPASRPSPSPPPSPLPPSAPATAEGVGESGGPFVPYFGSASRLLSPRCPQRKKLTAAKGVKLFSPPPPSSDLPIEVLVDFLNASDMVVAAH; translated from the coding sequence ATGGCGGCGACGCGCAAGCCCCGATCccaggccgccgcggcgggcgaCCACCTCCGCTTCCTCCGCCCCGGCGCCCTCGCCCGCCTCCGCGACGccaggctccgccgccggaAGCCCGCCTCCCGCCCGTCCCCGTCcccgcctccctctcccctccccccTTCCGCTCCTGCTACCGCGGAGGGggtcggcgagagcggcgggcCCTTCGTGCCCTACTTCGGGTCCGCGTCGAGGCTCCTCTCGCCGCGCTGCCCTCAGCGGAAGAAGCTGACGGCGGCGAAGGGGGTGAAGCTCttctcgcctccgccgcccagTTCGGACCTGCCCATCGAGGTGCTAGTGGACTTCCTGAACGCCTCGGACATGGTGGTCGCCGCCCATTAA
- the LOC100825880 gene encoding uncharacterized protein LOC100825880 isoform X2, translating to MSSKHRSAAATAPAPPPTTTAPSSQRTPRRIRRRALKAPASGGGRRSGGPATPLLRWDVRNNGVAVASEEKRAGPGAGEQKPRDVSVRRLAAGVWRLRPPETVVGGGGGESRVHVGLEHIPRHLQVQLLKQNTLGRHQNLKNEISSPISVLEPKSGELHKFHGASAMLPVTNMEKATKWEPESIKGMESHDAYLIASQLNLLNEQQDASYVANLQMELRQAHDRVSELESERRSTKKKLDHLFKKLAEEKAAWRSREHEKVRAVLEDMKANLDHEKKNRRRLEMINMKLVNELNETKMSANQLLQEYEEERKTRELTEEVCNELAREVEEDKAEIEALKHDALKLREEVDEERKMLQMAEVWREERVQMKLVDAKLTLDSKYTQLSKLQQDVEAFIAACSSAKGDIMVVEEAENIIQAIKSVRAQDIEFRYEPPAASEDIFSIFEELRPSEEPVIKEIEQCYKNSSTICESEIQEASPMTDIFLEKPTKVYPNKKPHDRSENEDASSWETISHEEMQGSSGSPDGSESSVNKIFDGSISWTSRNDFEYGEIEKLKDDLADAYLTNMTQPKKKESAISKLWKSSRSKNNEVCKKDATESVNGRSSNVRLSVGTHSTIESGVQEIGLSPPSVGQWSSPDSMNIQFNRGFRGCMEYPRTSQKHSLKEKLMEARMVSQKVQLRQVLKQKI from the exons ATGAGCTCCAAGcaccgctccgccgccgccacggcccctgctcctcctccgacgacgacTGCGCCGTCGTCGCAACGGACGCCGCGGCGCATCCGACGGCGCGCGCTCAAGGCCCCGGCgtcgggcggcgggcggcggagcgggggCCCCGCGACGCCGCTGCTGAGGTGGGACGTGCGGAACAATGGCGTCGCGGTCGCGTCAGAGGAGAAGAGAGCGGGGCCGGGCGCCGGGGAGCAGAAGCCGCGGGATGTGTCGGTGAGGAGGCTCGCGGCCGGGGTGTggcggctgcggccgccggagacggtcgtcggaggcggcggcggggagagcAGGGTTCACGTGGGGCTCGAG CACATCCCGAGGCATCTACAGGTCCAGCTTCTTAAACAGAATACTTTGGGTCGTCACCAGAATCTTAAGAATGAGATTTCAAGCCCCATTTCTGTTTTAGAGCCAAAGAGTGGAGAGCTCCACAAG TTTCATGGTGCTTCAGCAATGCTGCCAGTGACAAATATGGAGAAAGCAACAAAATGGGAGCCTGAGAGCATAAAAGGAATGGAATCACATGATGCCTATCTGATAGCCAGCCAACTAAATCTTCTGAATGAGCAGCAAGACGCGTCTTATGTGGCTAACCTCCAGATGGAACTCCGGCAAGCGCATGATCGGGTGAGTGAGCTGGAAAGCGAGCGCCGGTCAACTAAGAAGAAACTTGACCACTTGTTCAAGAAACTTGCAGAGGAGAAAGCAGCTTGGCGGAGTAGAGAGCATGAGAAGGTGCGTGCTGTTCTTGAAGATATGAAGGCAAACCTTGATcatgagaagaagaacaggagGCGGCTGGAGATGATTAACATGAAGCTCGTCAATGAGTTGAATGAGACGAAGATGTCAGCAAACCAGCTCTTGCAAGAATAtgaggaggagagaaagacACGTGAGCTCACCGAGGAGGTCTGCAACGAGCTAGCAAGGGAGGTAGAGGAAGACAAAGCCGAGATCGAGGCCTTGAAACATGATGCTCTGAAGCTGCGGGAGGAGGTGGATGAGGAGCGGAAGATGCTACAGATGGCTGAGGTGTGGCGTGAAGAACGGGTGCAGATGAAGCTTGTTGATGCAAAACTCACTTTGGACTCCAAATACACACAATTGAGCAAATTGCAACAGGATGTTGAGGCTTTTATTGCTGCGTGCAGCAGTGCTAAAGGAGACATCATGGTAGTGGAAGAAGCGGAGAACATAATACAGGCGATCAAGTCAGTCAGAGCGCAGGACATTGAATTCAGGTATGAGCCACCAGCAGCTTCCGAAGATATATTTTCGATTTTTGAAGAGCTGCGTCCAAGTGAAGAGCCTGTTATCAAGGAGATCGAGCAGTGCTACAAAAACAGCTCCACCATATGTGAATCAGAAATCCAAGAAGCTAGTCCAATGACAGATATATTCCTAGAAAAGCCAACCAAGGTGTACCCAAATAAAAAGCCTCATGATCGGAGTGAAAATGAAGATGCCAGCAGCTGGGAAACAATAAGCCATGAAGAAATGCAGGGTTCAAGTGGTTCACCCGACGGAAGTGAGTCATCGGTGAACAAGATCTTTGACGGGAGCATTTCCTGGACGAGTAGAAACGATTTTGAGTATGGGGAGATTGAGAAACTAAAGGATGATTTGGCTGATGCATACCTGACAAACATGACCCAACCCAAGAAGAAAGAATCAGCTATATCAAAGCTCTGGAAGTCATCTCGCTCAAAGAACAATGAAGTCTGCAAGAAAGATGCTACGGAGTCGGTAAATGGGAGATCATCAAATGTACGGCTATCGGTTGGGACCCATTCGACCATCGAAAGTGGCGTTCAAGAAATAGGCCTCAGTCCGCCAAGCGTAGGCCAGTGGAGCTCACCGGACTCGATGAACATTCAATTCAACCGGGGCTTCAGGGGCTGCATGGAGTACCCGCGGACGTCCCAGAAGCACAGCCTGAAGGAGAAGCTCATGGAAGCACGGATGGTGAGCCAGAAGGTCCAGCTCCGGCAAGTGCTCAAGCAGAAGATCTAG
- the LOC100825880 gene encoding uncharacterized protein LOC100825880 isoform X1 — translation MSSKHRSAAATAPAPPPTTTAPSSQRTPRRIRRRALKAPASGGGRRSGGPATPLLRWDVRNNGVAVASEEKRAGPGAGEQKPRDVSVRRLAAGVWRLRPPETVVGGGGGESRVHVGLEHIPRHLQVQLLKQNTLGRHQNLKNEISSPISVLEPKSGELHKVQFHGASAMLPVTNMEKATKWEPESIKGMESHDAYLIASQLNLLNEQQDASYVANLQMELRQAHDRVSELESERRSTKKKLDHLFKKLAEEKAAWRSREHEKVRAVLEDMKANLDHEKKNRRRLEMINMKLVNELNETKMSANQLLQEYEEERKTRELTEEVCNELAREVEEDKAEIEALKHDALKLREEVDEERKMLQMAEVWREERVQMKLVDAKLTLDSKYTQLSKLQQDVEAFIAACSSAKGDIMVVEEAENIIQAIKSVRAQDIEFRYEPPAASEDIFSIFEELRPSEEPVIKEIEQCYKNSSTICESEIQEASPMTDIFLEKPTKVYPNKKPHDRSENEDASSWETISHEEMQGSSGSPDGSESSVNKIFDGSISWTSRNDFEYGEIEKLKDDLADAYLTNMTQPKKKESAISKLWKSSRSKNNEVCKKDATESVNGRSSNVRLSVGTHSTIESGVQEIGLSPPSVGQWSSPDSMNIQFNRGFRGCMEYPRTSQKHSLKEKLMEARMVSQKVQLRQVLKQKI, via the exons ATGAGCTCCAAGcaccgctccgccgccgccacggcccctgctcctcctccgacgacgacTGCGCCGTCGTCGCAACGGACGCCGCGGCGCATCCGACGGCGCGCGCTCAAGGCCCCGGCgtcgggcggcgggcggcggagcgggggCCCCGCGACGCCGCTGCTGAGGTGGGACGTGCGGAACAATGGCGTCGCGGTCGCGTCAGAGGAGAAGAGAGCGGGGCCGGGCGCCGGGGAGCAGAAGCCGCGGGATGTGTCGGTGAGGAGGCTCGCGGCCGGGGTGTggcggctgcggccgccggagacggtcgtcggaggcggcggcggggagagcAGGGTTCACGTGGGGCTCGAG CACATCCCGAGGCATCTACAGGTCCAGCTTCTTAAACAGAATACTTTGGGTCGTCACCAGAATCTTAAGAATGAGATTTCAAGCCCCATTTCTGTTTTAGAGCCAAAGAGTGGAGAGCTCCACAAG GTACAGTTTCATGGTGCTTCAGCAATGCTGCCAGTGACAAATATGGAGAAAGCAACAAAATGGGAGCCTGAGAGCATAAAAGGAATGGAATCACATGATGCCTATCTGATAGCCAGCCAACTAAATCTTCTGAATGAGCAGCAAGACGCGTCTTATGTGGCTAACCTCCAGATGGAACTCCGGCAAGCGCATGATCGGGTGAGTGAGCTGGAAAGCGAGCGCCGGTCAACTAAGAAGAAACTTGACCACTTGTTCAAGAAACTTGCAGAGGAGAAAGCAGCTTGGCGGAGTAGAGAGCATGAGAAGGTGCGTGCTGTTCTTGAAGATATGAAGGCAAACCTTGATcatgagaagaagaacaggagGCGGCTGGAGATGATTAACATGAAGCTCGTCAATGAGTTGAATGAGACGAAGATGTCAGCAAACCAGCTCTTGCAAGAATAtgaggaggagagaaagacACGTGAGCTCACCGAGGAGGTCTGCAACGAGCTAGCAAGGGAGGTAGAGGAAGACAAAGCCGAGATCGAGGCCTTGAAACATGATGCTCTGAAGCTGCGGGAGGAGGTGGATGAGGAGCGGAAGATGCTACAGATGGCTGAGGTGTGGCGTGAAGAACGGGTGCAGATGAAGCTTGTTGATGCAAAACTCACTTTGGACTCCAAATACACACAATTGAGCAAATTGCAACAGGATGTTGAGGCTTTTATTGCTGCGTGCAGCAGTGCTAAAGGAGACATCATGGTAGTGGAAGAAGCGGAGAACATAATACAGGCGATCAAGTCAGTCAGAGCGCAGGACATTGAATTCAGGTATGAGCCACCAGCAGCTTCCGAAGATATATTTTCGATTTTTGAAGAGCTGCGTCCAAGTGAAGAGCCTGTTATCAAGGAGATCGAGCAGTGCTACAAAAACAGCTCCACCATATGTGAATCAGAAATCCAAGAAGCTAGTCCAATGACAGATATATTCCTAGAAAAGCCAACCAAGGTGTACCCAAATAAAAAGCCTCATGATCGGAGTGAAAATGAAGATGCCAGCAGCTGGGAAACAATAAGCCATGAAGAAATGCAGGGTTCAAGTGGTTCACCCGACGGAAGTGAGTCATCGGTGAACAAGATCTTTGACGGGAGCATTTCCTGGACGAGTAGAAACGATTTTGAGTATGGGGAGATTGAGAAACTAAAGGATGATTTGGCTGATGCATACCTGACAAACATGACCCAACCCAAGAAGAAAGAATCAGCTATATCAAAGCTCTGGAAGTCATCTCGCTCAAAGAACAATGAAGTCTGCAAGAAAGATGCTACGGAGTCGGTAAATGGGAGATCATCAAATGTACGGCTATCGGTTGGGACCCATTCGACCATCGAAAGTGGCGTTCAAGAAATAGGCCTCAGTCCGCCAAGCGTAGGCCAGTGGAGCTCACCGGACTCGATGAACATTCAATTCAACCGGGGCTTCAGGGGCTGCATGGAGTACCCGCGGACGTCCCAGAAGCACAGCCTGAAGGAGAAGCTCATGGAAGCACGGATGGTGAGCCAGAAGGTCCAGCTCCGGCAAGTGCTCAAGCAGAAGATCTAG
- the LOC100825880 gene encoding CAP-Gly domain-containing linker protein 1 isoform X3 — translation MGLLEEHDWDLDPANRLHIPRHLQVQLLKQNTLGRHQNLKNEISSPISVLEPKSGELHKVQFHGASAMLPVTNMEKATKWEPESIKGMESHDAYLIASQLNLLNEQQDASYVANLQMELRQAHDRVSELESERRSTKKKLDHLFKKLAEEKAAWRSREHEKVRAVLEDMKANLDHEKKNRRRLEMINMKLVNELNETKMSANQLLQEYEEERKTRELTEEVCNELAREVEEDKAEIEALKHDALKLREEVDEERKMLQMAEVWREERVQMKLVDAKLTLDSKYTQLSKLQQDVEAFIAACSSAKGDIMVVEEAENIIQAIKSVRAQDIEFRYEPPAASEDIFSIFEELRPSEEPVIKEIEQCYKNSSTICESEIQEASPMTDIFLEKPTKVYPNKKPHDRSENEDASSWETISHEEMQGSSGSPDGSESSVNKIFDGSISWTSRNDFEYGEIEKLKDDLADAYLTNMTQPKKKESAISKLWKSSRSKNNEVCKKDATESVNGRSSNVRLSVGTHSTIESGVQEIGLSPPSVGQWSSPDSMNIQFNRGFRGCMEYPRTSQKHSLKEKLMEARMVSQKVQLRQVLKQKI, via the exons ATGGGTTTGTTGGAAGAGCATGATTGGGATTTAGATCCTGCAAACAGATTG CACATCCCGAGGCATCTACAGGTCCAGCTTCTTAAACAGAATACTTTGGGTCGTCACCAGAATCTTAAGAATGAGATTTCAAGCCCCATTTCTGTTTTAGAGCCAAAGAGTGGAGAGCTCCACAAG GTACAGTTTCATGGTGCTTCAGCAATGCTGCCAGTGACAAATATGGAGAAAGCAACAAAATGGGAGCCTGAGAGCATAAAAGGAATGGAATCACATGATGCCTATCTGATAGCCAGCCAACTAAATCTTCTGAATGAGCAGCAAGACGCGTCTTATGTGGCTAACCTCCAGATGGAACTCCGGCAAGCGCATGATCGGGTGAGTGAGCTGGAAAGCGAGCGCCGGTCAACTAAGAAGAAACTTGACCACTTGTTCAAGAAACTTGCAGAGGAGAAAGCAGCTTGGCGGAGTAGAGAGCATGAGAAGGTGCGTGCTGTTCTTGAAGATATGAAGGCAAACCTTGATcatgagaagaagaacaggagGCGGCTGGAGATGATTAACATGAAGCTCGTCAATGAGTTGAATGAGACGAAGATGTCAGCAAACCAGCTCTTGCAAGAATAtgaggaggagagaaagacACGTGAGCTCACCGAGGAGGTCTGCAACGAGCTAGCAAGGGAGGTAGAGGAAGACAAAGCCGAGATCGAGGCCTTGAAACATGATGCTCTGAAGCTGCGGGAGGAGGTGGATGAGGAGCGGAAGATGCTACAGATGGCTGAGGTGTGGCGTGAAGAACGGGTGCAGATGAAGCTTGTTGATGCAAAACTCACTTTGGACTCCAAATACACACAATTGAGCAAATTGCAACAGGATGTTGAGGCTTTTATTGCTGCGTGCAGCAGTGCTAAAGGAGACATCATGGTAGTGGAAGAAGCGGAGAACATAATACAGGCGATCAAGTCAGTCAGAGCGCAGGACATTGAATTCAGGTATGAGCCACCAGCAGCTTCCGAAGATATATTTTCGATTTTTGAAGAGCTGCGTCCAAGTGAAGAGCCTGTTATCAAGGAGATCGAGCAGTGCTACAAAAACAGCTCCACCATATGTGAATCAGAAATCCAAGAAGCTAGTCCAATGACAGATATATTCCTAGAAAAGCCAACCAAGGTGTACCCAAATAAAAAGCCTCATGATCGGAGTGAAAATGAAGATGCCAGCAGCTGGGAAACAATAAGCCATGAAGAAATGCAGGGTTCAAGTGGTTCACCCGACGGAAGTGAGTCATCGGTGAACAAGATCTTTGACGGGAGCATTTCCTGGACGAGTAGAAACGATTTTGAGTATGGGGAGATTGAGAAACTAAAGGATGATTTGGCTGATGCATACCTGACAAACATGACCCAACCCAAGAAGAAAGAATCAGCTATATCAAAGCTCTGGAAGTCATCTCGCTCAAAGAACAATGAAGTCTGCAAGAAAGATGCTACGGAGTCGGTAAATGGGAGATCATCAAATGTACGGCTATCGGTTGGGACCCATTCGACCATCGAAAGTGGCGTTCAAGAAATAGGCCTCAGTCCGCCAAGCGTAGGCCAGTGGAGCTCACCGGACTCGATGAACATTCAATTCAACCGGGGCTTCAGGGGCTGCATGGAGTACCCGCGGACGTCCCAGAAGCACAGCCTGAAGGAGAAGCTCATGGAAGCACGGATGGTGAGCCAGAAGGTCCAGCTCCGGCAAGTGCTCAAGCAGAAGATCTAG
- the LOC100825880 gene encoding CAP-Gly domain-containing linker protein 1 isoform X4, whose amino-acid sequence MQHIPRHLQVQLLKQNTLGRHQNLKNEISSPISVLEPKSGELHKVQFHGASAMLPVTNMEKATKWEPESIKGMESHDAYLIASQLNLLNEQQDASYVANLQMELRQAHDRVSELESERRSTKKKLDHLFKKLAEEKAAWRSREHEKVRAVLEDMKANLDHEKKNRRRLEMINMKLVNELNETKMSANQLLQEYEEERKTRELTEEVCNELAREVEEDKAEIEALKHDALKLREEVDEERKMLQMAEVWREERVQMKLVDAKLTLDSKYTQLSKLQQDVEAFIAACSSAKGDIMVVEEAENIIQAIKSVRAQDIEFRYEPPAASEDIFSIFEELRPSEEPVIKEIEQCYKNSSTICESEIQEASPMTDIFLEKPTKVYPNKKPHDRSENEDASSWETISHEEMQGSSGSPDGSESSVNKIFDGSISWTSRNDFEYGEIEKLKDDLADAYLTNMTQPKKKESAISKLWKSSRSKNNEVCKKDATESVNGRSSNVRLSVGTHSTIESGVQEIGLSPPSVGQWSSPDSMNIQFNRGFRGCMEYPRTSQKHSLKEKLMEARMVSQKVQLRQVLKQKI is encoded by the exons ATGCAG CACATCCCGAGGCATCTACAGGTCCAGCTTCTTAAACAGAATACTTTGGGTCGTCACCAGAATCTTAAGAATGAGATTTCAAGCCCCATTTCTGTTTTAGAGCCAAAGAGTGGAGAGCTCCACAAG GTACAGTTTCATGGTGCTTCAGCAATGCTGCCAGTGACAAATATGGAGAAAGCAACAAAATGGGAGCCTGAGAGCATAAAAGGAATGGAATCACATGATGCCTATCTGATAGCCAGCCAACTAAATCTTCTGAATGAGCAGCAAGACGCGTCTTATGTGGCTAACCTCCAGATGGAACTCCGGCAAGCGCATGATCGGGTGAGTGAGCTGGAAAGCGAGCGCCGGTCAACTAAGAAGAAACTTGACCACTTGTTCAAGAAACTTGCAGAGGAGAAAGCAGCTTGGCGGAGTAGAGAGCATGAGAAGGTGCGTGCTGTTCTTGAAGATATGAAGGCAAACCTTGATcatgagaagaagaacaggagGCGGCTGGAGATGATTAACATGAAGCTCGTCAATGAGTTGAATGAGACGAAGATGTCAGCAAACCAGCTCTTGCAAGAATAtgaggaggagagaaagacACGTGAGCTCACCGAGGAGGTCTGCAACGAGCTAGCAAGGGAGGTAGAGGAAGACAAAGCCGAGATCGAGGCCTTGAAACATGATGCTCTGAAGCTGCGGGAGGAGGTGGATGAGGAGCGGAAGATGCTACAGATGGCTGAGGTGTGGCGTGAAGAACGGGTGCAGATGAAGCTTGTTGATGCAAAACTCACTTTGGACTCCAAATACACACAATTGAGCAAATTGCAACAGGATGTTGAGGCTTTTATTGCTGCGTGCAGCAGTGCTAAAGGAGACATCATGGTAGTGGAAGAAGCGGAGAACATAATACAGGCGATCAAGTCAGTCAGAGCGCAGGACATTGAATTCAGGTATGAGCCACCAGCAGCTTCCGAAGATATATTTTCGATTTTTGAAGAGCTGCGTCCAAGTGAAGAGCCTGTTATCAAGGAGATCGAGCAGTGCTACAAAAACAGCTCCACCATATGTGAATCAGAAATCCAAGAAGCTAGTCCAATGACAGATATATTCCTAGAAAAGCCAACCAAGGTGTACCCAAATAAAAAGCCTCATGATCGGAGTGAAAATGAAGATGCCAGCAGCTGGGAAACAATAAGCCATGAAGAAATGCAGGGTTCAAGTGGTTCACCCGACGGAAGTGAGTCATCGGTGAACAAGATCTTTGACGGGAGCATTTCCTGGACGAGTAGAAACGATTTTGAGTATGGGGAGATTGAGAAACTAAAGGATGATTTGGCTGATGCATACCTGACAAACATGACCCAACCCAAGAAGAAAGAATCAGCTATATCAAAGCTCTGGAAGTCATCTCGCTCAAAGAACAATGAAGTCTGCAAGAAAGATGCTACGGAGTCGGTAAATGGGAGATCATCAAATGTACGGCTATCGGTTGGGACCCATTCGACCATCGAAAGTGGCGTTCAAGAAATAGGCCTCAGTCCGCCAAGCGTAGGCCAGTGGAGCTCACCGGACTCGATGAACATTCAATTCAACCGGGGCTTCAGGGGCTGCATGGAGTACCCGCGGACGTCCCAGAAGCACAGCCTGAAGGAGAAGCTCATGGAAGCACGGATGGTGAGCCAGAAGGTCCAGCTCCGGCAAGTGCTCAAGCAGAAGATCTAG
- the LOC100826194 gene encoding probable CDP-diacylglycerol--inositol 3-phosphatidyltransferase 2: MAQSSAEKTPSVYLYIPNIIGYFRIIINFIAFAVCYSNRTLFAILYFFSFFCDGLDGWFARRFNQASTFGAVLDMVTDRVSTACLLALLSQFYRPGLVFLILLGLDITSHWFQMYSSFLSGKTSHKDVKDTGYWLLKLYYGYRPFMAFCCVASEVLYIILFLFADEKSTSLLKVCRGMLKESPLIVFIFISTLIGWALKQVINVIQMKTAADACVVFDLKRGK; the protein is encoded by the exons ATGGCCCAATCATCTGCGGAGAAAACACCGTCGGTCTATCTCTACATCCCTAATATCATTG GATATTTCAGGATCATCATAAACTTCATTGCATTTGCTGTGTGCTATTCCAATAGGACACTCTTTGCTATCTTGTACTTTTTCAG CTTCTTTTGTGATGGCTTGGATGGTTGGTTTGCCCGGAGGTTCAATCAAG CATCAACATTTGGAGCTGTATTGGACATGGTAACAGATAG GGTTAGCACTGCTTGTTTATTGGCGCTTCTCTCCCAGTTTTACAG ACCTGGCTTGGTTTTCTTGATATTACTTGGGTTGGACATCACAAGCCACTGGTTTCAAATGTACAG TTCTTTCTTATCAGGCAAGACTAGCCACAAGGACGTAAAGGACACAGGCTATTGGCTTCTGAAATTATATTACGGATATCGGCCATTCATGGCCTTCTGTTGTGTTGCTTCTGAG GTCCTGTACATTAtcctctttctctttgctGACGAGAAGTCAACTAGCTTGCTTAAA GTGTGCAGAGGTATGCTGAAGGAAAGTCCCCTCATTGTCTTCATCTTCATTTCAACTCTAATTGGATGGGCACTGAAACAAGTGATCAATGTCATCCAG ATGAAAACAGCTGCAGATGCTTGTGTTGTGTTTGATTTGAAGAGAGGCAAGTGA
- the LOC100830784 gene encoding uncharacterized protein LOC100830784, which produces MDLTAPSFSLGIDFDDPPPPAAAAGSDRRGQARGYEAPDAPSFSLGIDDDDWGVREPQLPAGSRREEQAPRYEAPDAPSFSLGIDDDDGGGGGPHLPAVSRREEQARRYEAPDPPSFSLGLDDDEDDFLAGGQRHEQARPQVATGDPSWPDDEDDGFLLAGGKRPDPARGGTLERDSMPLQPGTTRLKRLRRGPAPPPCAPTPPPPRAPAPAAMGATPDFNGKAALGAILSLEDDIEDLTTDDERPPRGMPPSVGSCRTSSNSKSSLLNNSVLTSQSTSKSKTKKFTQMSNSVASKPLEESYTKKLLPKITVSPLRKIHLLDSDTDSDDNKNQKKAKKPVSPIKRRQESIHNYVQKKPTIQHNDKSEGSTIVQKSNNVMNDSWATPALDEFCSEYFKSVTDSRLPQQKEFNGSSGSKVSRPYNSLGELGEHFQQQSIPSGGVLEEDLTDSQPPAMHYFFHHDLMVQKLVRERLPHFIPIGTQASQGNEYSGVENLNYRNQFGRSGDANDRWVTPNRRTSVPTDVGKRRVHASGSQSGSGRWFTGEDGRKVYVSKNGQELTGRGAYLQFKKESGKYRKSRKKSTVKKEGSAGAKRGSSTGKRSSTAKRKR; this is translated from the exons ATGGATTTGACGGCCCCTTCCTTCTCCCTCGGCATTGACTTCGACGACCCGCCTccccccgcggccgccgccggaagcGACCGCCGTGGGCAAGCGCGAGGGTACGAGGCGCCCGACGCGCCTTCATTCTCCCTCGgcatcgacgacgacgactggGGCGTCAGAGAGCCCCAACTCCCCGCGGGAAGCCGCCGGGAGGAGCAGGCGCCACGTTACGAGGCGCCCGACGCACCCTCGTTCTCCCTCGgcatcgacgacgacgacggcggtggcggcgggcccCACCTCCCTGCCGTTAGCCGCCGGGAGGAGCAGGCGCGGCGTTACGAGGCGCCCGACCCTCCATCATTCTCCCTcggcctcgacgacgacgaggacgacttCCTTGCCGGCGGACAGCGCCACGAGCAAGCGCGACCCCAGGTGGCGACCGGGGACCCCTCCTGGCCTGACGATGAGGACGACGGGTTCCTCCTGGCCGGCGGCAAACGGCCAGATCCAGCACGAGGCGGAACCCTAGAGCGAGACTCCATGCCTCTGCAACCGGGTACGACTCGATTGAAGAGGTTGCGGAGGGGCCCTGCGCCACCACCTTGCGCGCCAACACCGCCTCCTCCCAGGGCACCAGCGCCTGCGGCGATGGGAGCGACTCCAGATTTTAACGGGAAGGCAGCATTGGGTGCTATTTTGAGCTTGGAGGACGACATTGAAGATTTGACCACTGATGACGAGCGACCACCACGAG GCATGCCACCATCCGTTGGTAGCTGCAGGACTTCTAGCAATTCAAAATCATCTCTGCTCAACAACAGTGTATTGACGAGTCAATCAACAAGCAAATCAAAGACAAAAAAGTTTACGCAAATGTCAAATTCTGTTGCTTCAAAACCATTAGAAGAAAGCTACACGAAGAAGCTACTCCCTAAAATAACTGTAAGCCCACTGAGGAAAATTCATTTACTTGATTCGGACACTGATTCAGATGATAACAAGAACCAGAAGAAAGCGAAGAAGCCTGTGAGTCCTATTAAAAGGAGACAAGAATCCATCCACAATTATGTGCAGAAGAAGCCTACCATACAGCATAATGACAAATCTGAAGGGAGCACTATTGTGCAGAAGAGCAACAATGTGATGAACGACAGTTGGGCGACGCCTGCCCTTGATGAATTCTGCAGCGAGTATTTCAAATCCGTGACAGACTCAAGGCTGCCTCAGCAGAAAGAATTCAACGGTTCTTCTGGTTCCAAGGTTTCTCGACCCTACAATTCTCTTGGTGAACTTGGGGAACATTTCCAGCAACAAAGCATTCCAAGTGGAGGTGTACTAGAAGAGGATCTGACTGACAGCCAGCCTCCTGCCATGCATTATTTCTTCCACCACGATCTAATGGTACAGAAACTGGTCCGTGAAAGATTGCCGCATTTTATTCCCATTGGGACACAAGCTTCACAGGGAAATGAGTACAGCGGGGTAGAAAATCTCAACTACAG AAATCAGTTTGGTCGGAGTGGTGATGCTAATGATCGGTGGGTGACTCCAAATAGAAGGACCTCTGTCCCAACAGATGTTGGCAAACGAAGGGTACATGCCAGTGGAAGTCAGTCTGGATCTGGCCGTTGGTTCACTGGGGAGGATGGCAGGAAG GTTTATGTCTCAAAAAATGGACAGGAATTAACTGGCCGTGGTGCCTATCTACAATTTAAAAAG GAAAGTGGCAAATATCGCAAGTCCAGGAAGAAAAGTACAGTTAAGAAGGAAGGTTCAGCTGGAGCTAAACGGGGTTCTTCCACAGGGAAACGAAGCTCTACAGCCAAAAGGAAGCGATGA